From the Alkalibacter rhizosphaerae genome, one window contains:
- a CDS encoding nucleoside triphosphate pyrophosphatase, producing the protein MNKKKRIVLASTSTRRKEILENLGLDFDIAHSNVEEKVDKYLSFEENVERIALDKALDVSEQLKDDDVLIIAAHTMLIQETLIGMPTTEQEAYDILKRLSGKVHEIITGVCVFDTLENRGMFTHKKTKIRFVNLKDDFIRKYINYGDTWRKAGAYSITGKGALLVEDIEGCYTNAMGLPVSLLGEMLVEFDIKVI; encoded by the coding sequence ATGAATAAAAAAAAGAGGATCGTGTTGGCATCCACGTCCACCAGAAGAAAAGAGATCCTGGAAAATTTGGGATTGGACTTCGATATCGCACACAGCAACGTAGAAGAGAAGGTGGACAAATACTTGTCTTTTGAAGAAAATGTGGAGCGCATTGCATTGGATAAGGCATTGGATGTATCCGAGCAACTCAAGGACGACGACGTACTTATCATTGCGGCTCACACCATGTTGATCCAGGAAACCCTGATCGGCATGCCTACCACGGAACAGGAAGCATACGATATCCTGAAGCGGCTTTCCGGAAAGGTCCATGAGATCATTACTGGGGTCTGTGTTTTTGACACGCTGGAAAACAGGGGCATGTTCACCCACAAGAAAACGAAGATCCGGTTTGTAAACTTGAAAGACGATTTTATTCGAAAATACATCAATTACGGCGATACATGGAGAAAGGCGGGAGCCTACTCCATTACCGGTAAGGGCGCCTTGTTGGTAGAAGACATCGAAGGGTGCTACACGAATGCCATGGGACTTCCCGTAAGTCTGTTGGGCGAAATGCTGGTTGAATTTGATATCAAAGTCATTTGA
- a CDS encoding rod shape-determining protein — MGLFNKSYIGIDLGTANTLVAVRGKGIIIREPSVVAINKNTNEVIAVGMEAKKMIGKTPGNIIAIRPLKEGVIADFHITQKMLKYFMGKAMQGFNLSKPRVLIGIPSDITEVERKAVIEAAQMSGAKDVGLIEEALATAIGAGLPVNEPTGSMVVDIGGGTTDIAVISLGGMVVSSSVRIGGDDFDEGIIHYIKTKHNLMIGEKTAETIKMSIAAVSDINKDIYIDIKGRDLVSGLPRTVRFDQAQVCEAIEPTVYSIVDRVKNVLEKTPPELLSDIMNGGIAITGGGAFLPGVDVLLSRETGVHCYVAEDPLDCVAKGTAMVLEQGYTNIIFSHS; from the coding sequence GTGGGATTATTCAATAAATCATATATAGGGATCGACTTGGGTACGGCAAATACATTGGTTGCTGTCCGAGGGAAAGGGATCATCATTAGGGAACCATCCGTGGTGGCCATCAACAAGAACACCAATGAAGTTATTGCTGTTGGGATGGAAGCGAAAAAGATGATCGGGAAAACACCAGGAAACATCATCGCCATTCGGCCGCTGAAAGAAGGAGTCATTGCAGACTTTCATATCACGCAGAAAATGCTCAAATACTTCATGGGGAAAGCCATGCAGGGATTCAACCTCTCAAAGCCTCGGGTCCTTATAGGAATTCCGTCGGATATAACGGAAGTGGAACGAAAAGCAGTGATCGAAGCAGCCCAAATGTCGGGAGCCAAAGATGTGGGACTCATCGAAGAAGCCTTGGCAACGGCCATAGGTGCCGGTTTGCCGGTCAACGAACCAACAGGAAGCATGGTAGTGGATATCGGTGGAGGAACGACGGATATCGCTGTTATCAGCCTTGGCGGAATGGTGGTTTCCAGTTCGGTCCGAATCGGCGGGGATGATTTTGACGAAGGGATCATCCATTACATCAAAACAAAACACAATCTGATGATCGGTGAAAAAACAGCCGAGACCATCAAAATGAGCATTGCTGCCGTCAGCGACATCAACAAGGATATCTATATCGATATCAAAGGACGAGATCTGGTTTCCGGACTTCCAAGAACGGTGCGTTTCGACCAGGCCCAGGTTTGCGAGGCCATCGAACCGACCGTGTATTCCATTGTGGACCGGGTGAAAAATGTGTTGGAAAAAACCCCGCCGGAGCTCCTTTCGGATATTATGAACGGAGGCATTGCCATTACCGGAGGGGGAGCGTTCTTGCCGGGAGTGGATGTCTTGTTGTCTCGAGAAACGGGAGTGCATTGTTACGTGGCGGAAGATCCTTTGGATTGCGTTGCGAAAGGGACGGCCATGGTACTGGAACAAGGCTACACCAACATTATTTTTTCCCATTCCTAA
- the mreD gene encoding rod shape-determining protein MreD has translation MRTIGILLILLFGLILQSTFFQFINIGGHYPDLVLMTLLVIGVFYEKEESWKYGLIIGVLKDVLFGGVFGMFGLAYLTTVLTVSYLGASVFKENVIAPLLMFPVGVVLSNGMLFLLRYFTGLPTALDLYLETWTIGYWMMNLAGLVLIYVIFKQLRQRGHLLDSTKM, from the coding sequence ATGCGTACGATAGGAATTCTACTGATATTGCTGTTTGGATTGATCTTACAGTCCACCTTCTTCCAATTCATCAACATCGGAGGCCACTATCCGGATCTGGTGTTGATGACCTTGTTGGTCATCGGCGTTTTTTACGAAAAAGAAGAGTCGTGGAAATACGGATTGATCATCGGCGTGTTGAAAGACGTCCTTTTTGGGGGAGTGTTCGGCATGTTCGGATTGGCGTATTTGACCACTGTGCTGACAGTGAGTTATTTGGGTGCTTCCGTTTTCAAAGAAAATGTCATTGCCCCTTTGCTCATGTTTCCCGTAGGGGTGGTTTTATCCAACGGCATGCTTTTTCTGTTGCGCTATTTCACCGGCTTGCCGACAGCTCTTGATCTGTATCTAGAAACTTGGACCATCGGATATTGGATGATGAATTTGGCTGGTTTGGTATTGATCTACGTCATATTCAAGCAGTTGAGACAACGAGGTCACTTGTTGGATTCGACAAAAATGTAG
- a CDS encoding cation diffusion facilitator family transporter gives MLEKWLIRRFVKIEKESVKTRENYGIMSSFVGIFCNVALFAVKLVVGILSSSISLIADSVNNLSDVGTNIVTLVGFRMSGKPADKEHPFGHGRTEYLSALGVSFVILLLGYELMKTSIQRILDPVVVDIGLVSAGVILLTILVKIWLARFYGNIAKKIDSQALSAAAVDSRNDVLATGLVLVAFGVARLTGLMIDGYAGMIVAAFIVYNGIQFIRESMNTLIGVQPEDGLLERIHEYILGFDGIMSLHDVIVHDYGPVSKMASAHVGISAEYSLIVAHEIVDRIERDILEDMGISLVIHIDPIERETNAGTKIKDDIEKYLKKYGQDVTIRDFRIIEEENVVLFDLFFPETFDGDLGHMRTSINLFLQSKYPYYFLLNLRKEKLYL, from the coding sequence ATGTTGGAAAAATGGTTGATTCGACGATTTGTCAAAATAGAAAAAGAGTCGGTTAAAACCAGGGAAAATTACGGGATCATGAGCAGTTTTGTTGGGATCTTCTGCAATGTGGCCCTCTTTGCCGTCAAACTGGTGGTTGGGATCCTCTCCAGCAGTATCTCTCTCATAGCGGACAGCGTCAATAATTTATCCGATGTGGGGACCAATATCGTTACCCTGGTAGGTTTTCGAATGTCGGGAAAACCTGCGGACAAGGAACATCCTTTTGGACACGGGAGAACGGAGTACCTTTCCGCGTTGGGTGTCTCTTTTGTTATCTTGCTTTTGGGGTATGAGCTGATGAAAACCTCCATTCAGCGGATCCTCGACCCGGTGGTGGTGGATATCGGACTCGTCAGTGCCGGTGTCATCCTTCTTACCATACTGGTCAAGATCTGGTTGGCGCGATTCTATGGGAATATCGCCAAAAAAATCGATTCCCAGGCATTGTCTGCAGCAGCAGTGGACAGCAGAAACGATGTGTTGGCAACAGGATTGGTCCTAGTTGCTTTTGGCGTTGCCAGGCTGACCGGCCTGATGATCGACGGATACGCAGGTATGATCGTTGCTGCTTTTATTGTTTATAACGGGATCCAGTTTATTCGGGAATCCATGAATACACTTATCGGAGTGCAGCCGGAAGACGGTCTTCTGGAGCGGATCCATGAGTACATCCTTGGTTTTGACGGCATCATGAGTTTGCACGACGTGATCGTACATGATTACGGTCCTGTATCCAAGATGGCCAGTGCCCACGTAGGTATTTCTGCGGAGTACAGTTTGATCGTGGCCCACGAGATCGTGGACCGGATCGAACGGGACATTTTGGAGGACATGGGAATCTCCCTGGTGATCCACATCGATCCCATTGAACGGGAAACCAATGCCGGTACGAAAATCAAGGATGACATTGAGAAGTATTTGAAAAAATACGGCCAGGATGTGACGATCCGCGATTTTCGGATCATTGAAGAAGAAAACGTGGTGCTGTTTGATCTTTTCTTTCCGGAAACCTTTGATGGAGATCTGGGACATATGAGAACCAGCATCAATCTGTTTTTGCAGAGCAAATATCCCTACTACTTTTTGTTGAATCTGCGAAAGGAGAAGCTATATTTGTAG
- the mreC gene encoding rod shape-determining protein MreC — MKWLKERRFGLVIVILVILLVTGVGMSAGGRSESTFPESVVSGGFGSVSGFFYSASHYANNFFAYVSNIGSLQQRNQALEEQLNEYKNRLTDYERMANENDMLKNLLDFKEENSQYEYLSATVTAIDPDIGFNMFVLNRGTRDGVQANMSVVVREGLVGRVMEVSEFTCKVLAVTDQNSMFNGINVRTGAYVRVTGTEDYQLVGFMDTEADVVDGDIIVTSGLTGTFKPALVIGEVAEVTRPQGKLEQVIRLAPVVDMERIMHVLIIK, encoded by the coding sequence GTGAAGTGGTTGAAAGAACGCCGGTTTGGGCTGGTCATCGTCATTTTGGTGATCTTGCTGGTGACCGGTGTTGGTATGAGTGCTGGAGGAAGAAGTGAATCCACTTTCCCGGAATCCGTGGTCAGTGGAGGCTTTGGTTCCGTGAGCGGTTTTTTCTACTCTGCTTCTCATTATGCAAACAATTTCTTTGCATATGTTTCCAATATAGGTTCCCTGCAACAGCGCAATCAGGCACTGGAGGAACAACTCAATGAATACAAGAATCGACTGACGGATTATGAGCGGATGGCCAATGAAAACGACATGTTGAAAAATTTGTTGGATTTCAAGGAGGAAAACAGTCAGTACGAATATCTGTCGGCAACAGTGACGGCCATCGACCCTGATATTGGGTTCAACATGTTTGTACTGAACCGGGGAACAAGAGATGGTGTACAAGCCAATATGAGCGTCGTGGTCCGGGAAGGACTGGTGGGCCGGGTGATGGAAGTCTCGGAATTCACATGCAAGGTTTTAGCGGTGACGGACCAAAACAGCATGTTCAATGGGATCAATGTGCGAACAGGCGCCTATGTTCGTGTGACGGGCACGGAAGATTATCAGTTGGTCGGTTTCATGGATACGGAAGCCGACGTGGTGGACGGTGACATCATCGTCACTTCCGGATTGACGGGAACCTTCAAGCCGGCCCTGGTCATAGGAGAAGTGGCGGAAGTGACCAGGCCCCAAGGGAAATTGGAGCAGGTCATTCGCCTCGCTCCTGTGGTGGACATGGAACGGATCATGCATGTCCTGATCATTAAATAG
- a CDS encoding penicillin-binding transpeptidase domain-containing protein, whose amino-acid sequence MNEKKYRIPFLFGFLVVMMGLFLFRLAQLQIVDGEYYQVAADSKMMRKVNESAPRGEIYTADGYQVAKNRIGYSIDLTYADMDEEKRNEVFLELYQILDRNEEEFVDEFPILMENNTFEFTFLRDEVSWKKDNEIPENADPRETLDILRQRYNVKPEVNDIVALEAIEKVHLEQALPILNRDGSLIYRFKHQENLWKRSYGFKDLELDFNARESFEKLREIFEIDNSYSDEEARKIMIFRQILKNQGFRSWEPVEITKDVKLATVLEIDEKIHQLPGVSVIARPIREYPFGNLAAHILGYIGKVNETDVEEGYKMTDMKGISGIEAVYEEYLKGEDGVRLAVTDYLGRPQEAGGGETVEPIPGMDVITTIDYDLQKVAEEALEEQIKAIRANNRAPKASSGAAVVIDVKTGAVKAMASYPDYDPNLFVTGISTEDWKQLNVVVDDPLYPKPLYNNATMTALQPGSTFKPLLAIAGLENGAITATSQIYCYGVHPIFTQFSCLGRHGGETVVEALRDSCNVFFYETGYRLGVDTMEEYITAFGLGQRTGIEIAESPGYLATKTEKRQVWTYAASDYLRKTIGIEGTATIVNDEGNEQLVYKSYAIAKELYDQVDEDTYKTYGDVYRKAAEVLQKYNIRDTRYLHRITEYLLAGRWVVSDTINASIGQGGNSFTPIQIANAVATLVNGGNRMETYLVEQVLDFEGNVVYEHIPNIKDTVEMKDSNLALVKQGMKLVTTVSTARSGFAGFDHQNIGVGGKTGTAQYGGTRYDNTGWFTAFAPYDEPEIAVAVMIVQGKTSSNSVPPARKILDAYFYDNMTFEERQQAELDQQAEEETMDEEELER is encoded by the coding sequence GTGAATGAAAAAAAATATCGCATCCCATTTTTGTTTGGTTTTTTGGTGGTCATGATGGGTTTGTTCCTCTTCCGCCTGGCACAGCTGCAGATCGTGGATGGAGAGTATTATCAGGTGGCTGCAGACAGTAAAATGATGCGAAAAGTCAATGAATCGGCACCCCGAGGTGAAATTTATACAGCGGATGGATATCAGGTGGCAAAAAACCGGATCGGGTACTCCATCGATTTGACCTATGCGGACATGGATGAAGAAAAACGAAACGAAGTATTTTTGGAATTGTACCAGATATTGGACAGAAATGAAGAAGAATTCGTGGATGAATTTCCCATACTTATGGAGAACAATACTTTCGAATTTACTTTTTTAAGGGACGAAGTTTCATGGAAAAAAGACAATGAGATCCCCGAGAATGCAGACCCCCGGGAAACCTTGGACATCCTTCGTCAACGGTATAATGTGAAGCCGGAAGTCAATGATATCGTGGCTTTGGAAGCCATTGAAAAAGTTCATCTGGAACAGGCCTTGCCTATTTTGAATAGAGATGGTTCGCTGATATACCGGTTCAAGCATCAGGAAAACCTGTGGAAAAGATCTTACGGTTTCAAGGACCTGGAACTAGATTTCAATGCACGGGAATCTTTTGAAAAACTGCGGGAGATCTTCGAGATCGATAATAGCTACAGCGACGAGGAAGCCCGCAAGATCATGATCTTTCGTCAAATACTGAAAAATCAAGGGTTTCGCAGTTGGGAACCGGTGGAGATCACCAAGGATGTAAAACTGGCCACTGTTTTGGAGATCGACGAAAAGATCCACCAGCTTCCTGGAGTTTCGGTTATAGCCCGGCCTATTCGAGAGTATCCTTTCGGCAACTTGGCTGCCCATATACTGGGTTACATTGGAAAAGTCAACGAAACCGATGTAGAAGAAGGATACAAAATGACGGACATGAAAGGGATCTCCGGCATTGAAGCGGTTTACGAAGAGTATCTCAAGGGAGAAGACGGAGTTCGCCTGGCCGTTACCGACTATTTGGGAAGGCCTCAGGAAGCAGGTGGAGGAGAAACCGTAGAACCCATACCTGGAATGGATGTGATCACCACCATCGATTACGATCTTCAAAAGGTGGCGGAGGAGGCATTGGAAGAACAGATCAAGGCCATTCGAGCAAACAATCGGGCACCAAAAGCCAGTTCCGGAGCTGCAGTCGTCATTGACGTAAAGACGGGAGCAGTCAAAGCCATGGCCAGCTATCCGGATTACGACCCCAATCTATTTGTGACGGGGATCAGTACGGAAGACTGGAAACAACTCAACGTAGTGGTGGACGATCCCCTGTACCCAAAACCTTTGTACAACAACGCCACCATGACGGCCCTGCAGCCTGGGTCCACATTCAAACCGCTGCTGGCCATAGCCGGCCTGGAAAATGGTGCAATAACTGCAACCAGTCAGATCTATTGCTATGGAGTTCATCCGATTTTTACCCAATTTAGTTGCCTGGGCAGGCATGGTGGAGAGACCGTAGTGGAGGCTTTGCGAGATTCCTGCAATGTGTTCTTTTACGAAACTGGGTATCGCCTCGGAGTGGATACCATGGAAGAGTATATAACCGCCTTTGGATTGGGTCAGCGAACAGGGATCGAAATTGCTGAATCACCGGGATATTTGGCGACAAAGACGGAGAAAAGGCAGGTTTGGACCTACGCCGCGTCGGATTATCTTCGAAAAACCATCGGCATCGAAGGGACTGCAACCATCGTCAATGATGAAGGCAACGAACAGTTGGTATACAAATCCTATGCTATCGCCAAAGAATTGTACGATCAAGTGGACGAAGATACCTACAAGACATACGGGGATGTTTATCGGAAAGCGGCAGAAGTCCTTCAGAAATACAACATTCGGGATACTCGTTATCTTCATCGGATCACAGAGTATCTGCTGGCAGGACGCTGGGTGGTTTCCGATACCATCAACGCGTCCATCGGACAGGGTGGGAACTCTTTTACACCGATCCAGATAGCCAATGCCGTTGCTACTTTGGTCAACGGAGGAAACCGGATGGAAACCTATCTGGTGGAACAGGTATTGGATTTTGAGGGGAACGTGGTATACGAACACATTCCCAATATCAAGGATACCGTGGAAATGAAAGACAGCAATCTTGCCTTGGTGAAGCAGGGTATGAAGCTGGTCACCACCGTCAGTACCGCACGAAGCGGTTTTGCAGGATTTGACCATCAAAACATCGGTGTGGGAGGAAAAACGGGAACTGCCCAGTATGGTGGGACCCGCTATGACAATACCGGTTGGTTTACCGCATTTGCCCCATACGATGAGCCGGAAATTGCCGTGGCGGTGATGATCGTTCAGGGCAAGACCAGTTCAAATTCAGTGCCGCCGGCTCGAAAGATCCTGGATGCATACTTTTATGACAATATGACATTTGAAGAACGACAACAGGCGGAACTGGATCAGCAGGCGGAAGAAGAAACGATGGACGAGGAAGAGTTGGAAAGGTGA
- a CDS encoding DUF4321 domain-containing protein — protein MRVNGSKGLFIFILLFSLIAGTFIGELLGPTIPIFARGFDLSLFNQGSGSWIVDLHSIKLNLGLYMKLNLGSILFLIAAIAVFYKK, from the coding sequence ATGAGAGTAAACGGCAGCAAAGGGCTTTTTATCTTTATATTATTGTTTTCACTGATTGCCGGAACATTTATCGGTGAATTGTTGGGACCCACCATCCCGATTTTTGCGAGAGGGTTTGATTTGAGCCTGTTCAATCAAGGATCCGGTTCCTGGATCGTGGATCTACATTCCATCAAGCTGAACTTGGGCTTGTATATGAAATTGAATCTTGGCAGTATCCTGTTTCTTATTGCCGCGATCGCAGTATTTTATAAAAAGTAA
- a CDS encoding RnfABCDGE type electron transport complex subunit B: protein MIGELITPVLWLGVFGLLFGGGLAFASRVFAVEVDPKVPLLKDVLPGANCGGCGYPGCDAFAAALASGEAPANGCPVGGAAVTEKVAEILGVAADEGERMVARVICNGTYDNAVERAKYYGVMDCREANIANGGSKGCQYGCMGLGTCERVCPFDAIHVNDQGVAVVDKEKCTACNKCVVACPKNVIKLVPASKGVHVDCNSLDKGKDVKANCKVGCIGCQICVKNCPEKTIGFENNLAFIKYEGCTECQICVQKCPTKAISGQLEKLREQAANQ from the coding sequence ATGATCGGTGAATTGATAACTCCCGTATTGTGGCTTGGGGTCTTCGGTCTGCTCTTCGGAGGTGGTTTGGCGTTTGCGTCCAGGGTGTTTGCCGTGGAAGTGGATCCAAAAGTGCCTTTGTTGAAAGACGTGTTGCCCGGCGCCAATTGCGGCGGCTGCGGATATCCGGGTTGCGATGCCTTTGCGGCAGCGCTGGCATCCGGAGAAGCACCGGCAAACGGCTGTCCCGTTGGAGGTGCTGCTGTAACGGAAAAAGTAGCGGAAATCTTAGGGGTTGCTGCAGATGAAGGGGAGCGTATGGTTGCCCGGGTCATTTGCAACGGCACTTATGACAATGCTGTGGAACGTGCAAAATATTATGGTGTCATGGATTGCCGGGAAGCCAACATTGCCAACGGCGGCAGCAAAGGCTGTCAGTACGGTTGCATGGGTCTTGGGACCTGCGAGCGGGTATGTCCTTTTGATGCCATCCATGTCAACGACCAGGGTGTGGCTGTTGTAGACAAGGAGAAGTGTACGGCTTGCAACAAATGCGTGGTCGCCTGCCCGAAAAATGTCATTAAACTGGTACCGGCTTCTAAAGGAGTTCATGTAGACTGCAATTCCCTGGACAAGGGAAAAGACGTGAAAGCCAACTGCAAAGTGGGCTGCATCGGATGTCAGATCTGCGTGAAAAACTGTCCGGAAAAAACCATCGGATTTGAAAACAATCTGGCTTTCATCAAGTATGAAGGTTGTACCGAGTGTCAAATCTGTGTACAAAAATGTCCGACAAAAGCTATCAGCGGACAATTGGAAAAGCTGCGGGAACAGGCGGCAAACCAATAA